A genomic window from Quercus lobata isolate SW786 chromosome 10, ValleyOak3.0 Primary Assembly, whole genome shotgun sequence includes:
- the LOC115963886 gene encoding serine/threonine-protein kinase-like protein ACR4 isoform X1 — MGCLVGGSLNRVMNMNTWRAGLLVELMVLSDLLWLVSGLGSMSSIAVSYGEKGPVFCGLKSDGSHLVTCYGANSAIIYGTPAHFPFMGLTAGDGFVCGLLADSNQPYCWGSSGYIQMGVPQPMIKGSEYLEISAGDYHLCGLRKPLTGRRRNTSLVDCWGYNMTENYVFDGQLESISAGSEFSCGLFSQNRTAFCWGDDTSSQVVSLIPKNMRFQKIAAGGYHVCGILEGVNSRAFCWGRSLNIEEEISVAYAGQGNVDSAPNVPMLSVVGGKFHACGIKSYDRGVICWGFIIKPSTPSPSSTKVYEIAAGDYFTCGILAGKSLAPFCWGLGFPNSLPIAVSPGFCKPTPCAPGFYEVSPENAPCKSPNSRVCMPCSNGCSSEMYQSSECTLKSDRQCAYNCSSCFSAECFSNCTSYANGINGKKNERFLSLQWPVIVAEIAFAVFLVSIVSLTAVLYVRYKLRNCQCSGKGSKTKKNNGGGSAFQKDTSKIGPDLEELKIRRAQMFTYKELERATDGFKEETLVGKGSFSCVFKGVLKDGTVVAVKRAITSPNKQKNSNEFHTELDLLSRLNHAHLLNLLGYCEESGERLLVYEFMAHGSLHQHLHGKNKALKEQLDWIRRVTIAVQAARGIEYLHGYACPPVIHRDIKSSNILIDEEHNARVADFGLSLLGPADSSSPLAELPAGTLGYLDPEYYRLHYLTTKSDVYSFGVLLLEILSGRKAIDMQYEEGNIVEWAVPLIKSSDLNAILDPALKPPSDLDALKRIANVACKCVRMRGKERPSMDKVTTALERALAQLMGSPSNEQPILPTEVVLGSSRLHKKSSQRSSNRSVSETEVPEAEDQRFEFRAPSWITFPSVTSSQRRKSSVSDADVDGKNSEAKNQGNAGSGVGDGLRSLEEEIGPASPQESLFLQHNF; from the coding sequence ATGGGGTGTTTGGTAGGAGGTTCCCTCAATAGGGTCATGAATATGAACACTTGGAGAGCTGGATTGCTCGTGGAACTTATGGTTTTATCGGATTTATTGTGGTTAGTTTCAGGTTTAGGCTCCATGTCTTCCATTGCCGTTTCTTATGGTGAGAAAGGTCCTGTTTTCTGTGGTCTAAAATCAGATGGATCACATCTTGTAACCTGTTATGGTGCAAACTCTGCTATAATCTATGGAACTCCAGCTCATTTTCCATTTATGGGTCTAACAGCTGGTGATGGCTTTGTCTGTGGGCTCCTAGCCGATTCAAACCAACCTTATTGTTGGGGTAGCAGTGGTTATATCCAAATGGGTGTTCCCCAGCCCATGATTAAAGGATCTGAGTACTTGGAAATCAGTGCTGGCGATTACCATTTATGCGGCTTGAGGAAACCCTTAACCGGAAGGCGCAGAAACACTTCTTTGGTTGATTGCTGGGGCTATAACATGACTGAAAACTATGTGTTTGATGGACAGCTTGAGTCGATTTCAGCTGGTTCTGAATTCAGTTGTGGTTTGTTTTCTCAGAATAGAACTGCTTTCTGTTGGGGCGATGACACTAGTAGCCAGGTGGTGAGCTTAATTCCTAAAAACATGAGGTTTCAGAAGATTGCAGCTGGTGGATATCATGTTTGTGGGATTTTAGAGGGGGTAAATTCTAGAGCTTTTTGTTGGGGAAGGAGCTTGAACATTGAGGAAGAAATCTCTGTGGCCTATGCAGGTCAAGGAAATGTAGACTCGGCTCCAAATGTTCCAATGCTTTCTGTTGTGGGGGGAAAGTTTCATGCTTGTGGAATTAAGAGCTATGATCGTGGAGTTATTTGTTGGGGTTTCATCATCAAACCAAGCACCCCCTCTCCTAGTAGCACTAAGGTTTATGAAATTGCTGCTGGGGATTACTTCACTTGTGGAATTCTTGCTGGGAAATCTCTGGCACCCTTTTGTTGGGGTCTTGGATTTCCTAATTCTCTTCCAATAGCTGTCTCCCCAGGATTCTGCAAGCCTACTCCATGTGCTCCCGGTTTCTACGAAGTTAGCCCTGAGAATGCCCCTTGCAAGTCTCCTAATTCTCGCGTTTGCATGCCATGCAGCAATGGCTGCTCTTCTGAAATGTATCAAAGTTCTGAATGCACTTTGAAATCTGATAGGCAGTGTGCTTATAATTGTTCAAGTTGTTTCTCAGCTGAATGCTTCTCAAATTGTACTTCATATGCCAATGGCATTAATGGAAAGAAGAATGAAAGGTTTTTGTCACTGCAATGGCCAGTCATTGTTGCAGAGATTGCTTTTGCTGTTTTCTTGGTGAGTATTGTGTCTTTAACTGCAGTTTTATATGTACGCTACAAGTTACGGAATTGTCAGTGCTCAGGGAAAGGATCAAAGACCAAGAAGAATAATGGTGGTGGTTCTGCATTCCAAAAAGATACCAGCAAGATAGGTCCTGACTTGGAAGAGCTGAAGATAAGGAGAGCTCAGATGTTCACTTATAAGGAACTTGAGAGAGCCACTGATGGGTTTAAAGAAGAAACCCTTGTGGGGAAGGGAAGTTTTTCCTGTGTTTTCAAAGGGGTTTTGAAAGATGGGACAGTAGTTGCAGTTAAAAGGGCTATTACATCTCCGAAcaagcaaaagaattcaaatgAGTTTCATACAGAACTCGATCTACTTTCAAGGTTGAACCATGCCCATTTGCTGAATTTACTTGGATATTGTGAAGAAAGTGGTGAAAGGCTTCTTGTTTATGAGTTCATGGCTCATGGGTCCTTGCATCAACATCTTCATGGGAAAAACAAAGCCCTGAAGGAGCAACTGGATTGGATTCGAAGGGTCACGATTGCTGTCCAAGCAGCACGGGGGATTGAATACTTGCACGGTTATGCTTGCCCACCTGTAATTCACCGAGACATTAAGTCTTCAAACATCCTCATCGATGAAGAACACAATGCCCGAGTAGCTGATTTTGGTTTGTCATTATTGGGACCTGCTGATAGTAGCTCCCCACTGGCTGAGCTACCAGCAGGAACTCTTGGGTATCTTGATCCTGAGTACTACAGGCTTCACTACCTTACAACCAAATCCGATGTCTATAGCTTTGGTGTTCTGCTATTGGAGATTCTTAGTGGCAGGAAAGCCATTGATATGCAATATGAAGAAGGGAATATAGTTGAGTGGGCAGTTCCTTTGATTAAATCCAGTGACTTAAATGCAATTCTGGATCCCGCTTTGAAGCCTCCTTCTGATCTTGATGCCCTGAAAAGAATTGCAAATGTGGCTTGTAAATGTGTGAGAATGAGAGGGAAGGAGAGGCCATCAATGGATAAAGTGACAACAGCTTTGGAGCGAGCGCTTGCACAGCTAATGGGTAGTCCAAGCAATGAGCAACCAATTTTGCCTACTGAGGTAGTATTGGGAAGTAGTAGATTGCACAAGAAGTCCTCTCAAAGATCTTCGAATCGGTCAGTCTCAGAAACTGAGGTGCCGGAAGCTGAGGATCAAAGGTTTGAGTTTAGAGCACCTTCATGGATAACTTTTCCTAGTGTTACTTCTTCCCAGAGGAGGAAGTCATCAGTCTCAGATGCAGACGTTGATGGGAAAAACTCAGAAGCGAAAAATCAGGGAAATGCAGGAAGTGGTGTTGGTGATGGGTTGAGGAGTTTGGAGGAAGAGATTGGTCCTGCTTCTCCTCAAGAGAGCTTGTTCTTGCAGCACAATTTCTAA
- the LOC115963886 gene encoding serine/threonine-protein kinase-like protein ACR4 isoform X2 yields the protein MFTVSGLGSMSSIAVSYGEKGPVFCGLKSDGSHLVTCYGANSAIIYGTPAHFPFMGLTAGDGFVCGLLADSNQPYCWGSSGYIQMGVPQPMIKGSEYLEISAGDYHLCGLRKPLTGRRRNTSLVDCWGYNMTENYVFDGQLESISAGSEFSCGLFSQNRTAFCWGDDTSSQVVSLIPKNMRFQKIAAGGYHVCGILEGVNSRAFCWGRSLNIEEEISVAYAGQGNVDSAPNVPMLSVVGGKFHACGIKSYDRGVICWGFIIKPSTPSPSSTKVYEIAAGDYFTCGILAGKSLAPFCWGLGFPNSLPIAVSPGFCKPTPCAPGFYEVSPENAPCKSPNSRVCMPCSNGCSSEMYQSSECTLKSDRQCAYNCSSCFSAECFSNCTSYANGINGKKNERFLSLQWPVIVAEIAFAVFLVSIVSLTAVLYVRYKLRNCQCSGKGSKTKKNNGGGSAFQKDTSKIGPDLEELKIRRAQMFTYKELERATDGFKEETLVGKGSFSCVFKGVLKDGTVVAVKRAITSPNKQKNSNEFHTELDLLSRLNHAHLLNLLGYCEESGERLLVYEFMAHGSLHQHLHGKNKALKEQLDWIRRVTIAVQAARGIEYLHGYACPPVIHRDIKSSNILIDEEHNARVADFGLSLLGPADSSSPLAELPAGTLGYLDPEYYRLHYLTTKSDVYSFGVLLLEILSGRKAIDMQYEEGNIVEWAVPLIKSSDLNAILDPALKPPSDLDALKRIANVACKCVRMRGKERPSMDKVTTALERALAQLMGSPSNEQPILPTEVVLGSSRLHKKSSQRSSNRSVSETEVPEAEDQRFEFRAPSWITFPSVTSSQRRKSSVSDADVDGKNSEAKNQGNAGSGVGDGLRSLEEEIGPASPQESLFLQHNF from the exons ATGTTTACTG TTTCAGGTTTAGGCTCCATGTCTTCCATTGCCGTTTCTTATGGTGAGAAAGGTCCTGTTTTCTGTGGTCTAAAATCAGATGGATCACATCTTGTAACCTGTTATGGTGCAAACTCTGCTATAATCTATGGAACTCCAGCTCATTTTCCATTTATGGGTCTAACAGCTGGTGATGGCTTTGTCTGTGGGCTCCTAGCCGATTCAAACCAACCTTATTGTTGGGGTAGCAGTGGTTATATCCAAATGGGTGTTCCCCAGCCCATGATTAAAGGATCTGAGTACTTGGAAATCAGTGCTGGCGATTACCATTTATGCGGCTTGAGGAAACCCTTAACCGGAAGGCGCAGAAACACTTCTTTGGTTGATTGCTGGGGCTATAACATGACTGAAAACTATGTGTTTGATGGACAGCTTGAGTCGATTTCAGCTGGTTCTGAATTCAGTTGTGGTTTGTTTTCTCAGAATAGAACTGCTTTCTGTTGGGGCGATGACACTAGTAGCCAGGTGGTGAGCTTAATTCCTAAAAACATGAGGTTTCAGAAGATTGCAGCTGGTGGATATCATGTTTGTGGGATTTTAGAGGGGGTAAATTCTAGAGCTTTTTGTTGGGGAAGGAGCTTGAACATTGAGGAAGAAATCTCTGTGGCCTATGCAGGTCAAGGAAATGTAGACTCGGCTCCAAATGTTCCAATGCTTTCTGTTGTGGGGGGAAAGTTTCATGCTTGTGGAATTAAGAGCTATGATCGTGGAGTTATTTGTTGGGGTTTCATCATCAAACCAAGCACCCCCTCTCCTAGTAGCACTAAGGTTTATGAAATTGCTGCTGGGGATTACTTCACTTGTGGAATTCTTGCTGGGAAATCTCTGGCACCCTTTTGTTGGGGTCTTGGATTTCCTAATTCTCTTCCAATAGCTGTCTCCCCAGGATTCTGCAAGCCTACTCCATGTGCTCCCGGTTTCTACGAAGTTAGCCCTGAGAATGCCCCTTGCAAGTCTCCTAATTCTCGCGTTTGCATGCCATGCAGCAATGGCTGCTCTTCTGAAATGTATCAAAGTTCTGAATGCACTTTGAAATCTGATAGGCAGTGTGCTTATAATTGTTCAAGTTGTTTCTCAGCTGAATGCTTCTCAAATTGTACTTCATATGCCAATGGCATTAATGGAAAGAAGAATGAAAGGTTTTTGTCACTGCAATGGCCAGTCATTGTTGCAGAGATTGCTTTTGCTGTTTTCTTGGTGAGTATTGTGTCTTTAACTGCAGTTTTATATGTACGCTACAAGTTACGGAATTGTCAGTGCTCAGGGAAAGGATCAAAGACCAAGAAGAATAATGGTGGTGGTTCTGCATTCCAAAAAGATACCAGCAAGATAGGTCCTGACTTGGAAGAGCTGAAGATAAGGAGAGCTCAGATGTTCACTTATAAGGAACTTGAGAGAGCCACTGATGGGTTTAAAGAAGAAACCCTTGTGGGGAAGGGAAGTTTTTCCTGTGTTTTCAAAGGGGTTTTGAAAGATGGGACAGTAGTTGCAGTTAAAAGGGCTATTACATCTCCGAAcaagcaaaagaattcaaatgAGTTTCATACAGAACTCGATCTACTTTCAAGGTTGAACCATGCCCATTTGCTGAATTTACTTGGATATTGTGAAGAAAGTGGTGAAAGGCTTCTTGTTTATGAGTTCATGGCTCATGGGTCCTTGCATCAACATCTTCATGGGAAAAACAAAGCCCTGAAGGAGCAACTGGATTGGATTCGAAGGGTCACGATTGCTGTCCAAGCAGCACGGGGGATTGAATACTTGCACGGTTATGCTTGCCCACCTGTAATTCACCGAGACATTAAGTCTTCAAACATCCTCATCGATGAAGAACACAATGCCCGAGTAGCTGATTTTGGTTTGTCATTATTGGGACCTGCTGATAGTAGCTCCCCACTGGCTGAGCTACCAGCAGGAACTCTTGGGTATCTTGATCCTGAGTACTACAGGCTTCACTACCTTACAACCAAATCCGATGTCTATAGCTTTGGTGTTCTGCTATTGGAGATTCTTAGTGGCAGGAAAGCCATTGATATGCAATATGAAGAAGGGAATATAGTTGAGTGGGCAGTTCCTTTGATTAAATCCAGTGACTTAAATGCAATTCTGGATCCCGCTTTGAAGCCTCCTTCTGATCTTGATGCCCTGAAAAGAATTGCAAATGTGGCTTGTAAATGTGTGAGAATGAGAGGGAAGGAGAGGCCATCAATGGATAAAGTGACAACAGCTTTGGAGCGAGCGCTTGCACAGCTAATGGGTAGTCCAAGCAATGAGCAACCAATTTTGCCTACTGAGGTAGTATTGGGAAGTAGTAGATTGCACAAGAAGTCCTCTCAAAGATCTTCGAATCGGTCAGTCTCAGAAACTGAGGTGCCGGAAGCTGAGGATCAAAGGTTTGAGTTTAGAGCACCTTCATGGATAACTTTTCCTAGTGTTACTTCTTCCCAGAGGAGGAAGTCATCAGTCTCAGATGCAGACGTTGATGGGAAAAACTCAGAAGCGAAAAATCAGGGAAATGCAGGAAGTGGTGTTGGTGATGGGTTGAGGAGTTTGGAGGAAGAGATTGGTCCTGCTTCTCCTCAAGAGAGCTTGTTCTTGCAGCACAATTTCTAA